The proteins below come from a single Anguilla rostrata isolate EN2019 chromosome 3, ASM1855537v3, whole genome shotgun sequence genomic window:
- the LOC135251956 gene encoding cullin-3-like: MSNLSKGGTKKDTKMRIRAFPMTMDEKYVNNIWDLLKNAIQEIQRKNNSGLSFEELYRNAYTMVLHKHGEKLYTGLREVVTEHLINKVREDVLNSLNNNFLQTLNQAWNDHQTAMVMIRDILMYMDRVYVQQNNVENVYNLGLIIFRDQVVRYGCIRDHLRQTLLDMIARERKGEVVDRGAIRNACQMLMILGLEGRSVYEEDFEAPFLEMSAEFFQMESQKFLAENSASVYIKKVEARINEEIERVMHCLDKSTEEPIVKVVERELISKHMKTIVEMENSGLVHMLKNGKAEDLACMYKLFSRVPNGLKTMCECMSAYLREQGKALVSEEGEGKNPVDYIQGLLDLKTRFDRFLQDSFNNDRLFKQTIAGDFEYFLNLNSRSPEYLSLFIDDKLKKGVKGLTEQEVESILDKAMVLFRFMQEKDVFERYYKQHLARRLLTNKSVSDDSEKNMISKLKTECGCQFTSKLEGMFRDMSISNTTMDEFRQHLQSTGVSLGGVDLTVRVLTTGYWPTQSATPKCNIPPSPRHAFEVFRRFYLAKHSGRQLTLQHHMGSADLNATFYGPIKKEDGSEVGVGGAQVTGSNTRKHILQVSTFQMTILMLFNNREKSTFEEIQQETDIPERELVRALQSLACGKTTQRVLTKEPRSKEIESGHVFTVNDQFTSKLHRVKIQTGAEGGGGGGGGWAGGGRLPSTPMSQSLPRVTVETEEVPRPCVQIKGASPDRFRLFVSLVSQVTQQLRARFLPSPVVIKKRIEGLIEREYLARTPEDRKVYTYVA; the protein is encoded by the exons atgaCGATGGACGAAAAATATGTCAACAACATATGGGACCTCCTGAAAAATGCCATCCAGGAGATCCAGCGCAAGAACAACAGCGGGCTGAGCTTCGAGGAGCTGTACAGGAACGCCTACACCATGGTGCTCCACAAGCACGGGGAGAAGCTGTACACGGGCCTGCGGGAGGTGGTCACGGAGCACCTCATTAACAAA gtacGAGAAGATGTCCTCAATTCGTTAAATAATAACTTTCTGCAAACCCTGAATCAAGCCTGGAACGACCACCAGACAGCCATGGTCATGATCAGAGACATCTTAATGTACAtg GACCGCGTGTATGTGCAGCAGAACAATGTGGAGAACGTGTACAACCTGGGCCTGATCATCTTCAGGGACCAAGTGGTCCGCTACGGCTGCATCCGAGACCACCTCCGACAGACGCTCCTGGACATGATCGCGCGGGAGCGCAAGGGCGAGGTGGTCGacag GGGCGCCATTCGCAACGCCTGCCAGATGCTGATGATCCTGGGGCTGGAGGGGCGGTCCGTTTACGAGGAGGACTTCGAGGCCCCCTTTCTAGAAATGTCCGCCGAATTTTTCCAG ATGGAAAGCCAGAAGTTCCTGGCGGAGAACAGCGCCAGCGTGTACATTAAGAAGGTGGAGGCCAGGATAAATGAGGAGATCGAGCGCGTGATGCACTGCCTGGACAAGTCGACGGAGGAGCCCATCGTGAAGGTGGTGGAGCGGGAGCTCATCTCCAAGCACATGAAGACCATCGTGGAGATGGAGAACTCCGGCCTCGTGCACATGCTCAAGAACGGCAAGGCGGAAG acctGGCCTGCATGTACAAGCTGTTCAGCCGGGTGCCCAACGGGCTGAAGACCATGTGCGAGTGCATGAGCGCCTACCTGCGCGAGCAGGGCAAGGCCCTGGTGTCCGAGGAGGGCGAGGGCAAGAACCCCGTCGACTACATCCAG gggctGCTGGATCTGAAGACGCGCTTCGACCGTTTCCTGCAGGACTCCTTCAATAACGACCGGCTCTTCAAGCAGACCATCGCCGGGGACTTTGAGTACTTCCTCAACCTCAACTCGCGCTCGCCGGAGTACCTCTCGCTCTTCATCGACGACAAGCTGAAGAAGGGCGTCAAAGGA ctgacGGAGCAGGAGGTGGAGTCCATCCTGGACAAGGCCATGGTGCTGTTCCGGTTCATGCAGGAGAAGGACGTGTTCGAGCGCTACTACAAGCAGCACCTGGCGCGCCGGCTCCTCACCAACAAGAGCGTGTCGGACGACTCGGAGAAGAACATGATCTCCAAGCTCAAg ACGGAGTGCGGTTGCCAGTTCACCTCCAAACTGGAAGGAATGTTCCGGGACATGAGCATCTCCAACACCACCATGGACGAGTTCCGCCAGCACCTGCAGTCCACGGGG gtGTCTCTAGGTGGTGTTGACCTCACAGTAAGAGTGCTGACGACAGGCTATTGGCCCACGCAGTCAGCCACGCCCAAGTGCAacatccccccctctcccagacACGCCTTTGAGGTCTTCAGAAG gtTCTACTTGGCCAAACACAGCGGCAGGCAGCTAACACTTCAGCATCACATGGGCTCCGCGGACCTGAACGCCACCTTCTACGGGCCAATCAAAAAG GAGGACGGGTCAGAGGTGGGTGTAGGGGGGGCACAGGTGACCGGCTCGAACACCCGAAAGCACATACTGCAGGTCTCCACCTTCCAGATGACCATCCTCATGCTCTTCAACAACAGAGAGAAGTCCACCTttgag GAGATCCAGCAGGAGACGGACATCCCCGAGCGGGAGCTGGTGCGGGCGCTGCAGTCGCTGGCGTGCGGGAAGACCACGCAGCGCGTCCTCACCAAGGAGCCGCGGTCCAAGGAGATCGAGAGCGGCCACGTCTTCACCGTCAACGACCAGTTCACCTCCAAACTGCACCGAGTCAAGATCCAGACCGGTgcggaaggagggggagggggaggggggggctgggcggggggggggcggcttccCTCGACACCCATGTCCCAGAGTCTGCCTCGTGTTACCGTAGAAACGGAGGAGGTCCCGCGGCCTTGTgtgcagataaaa GGTGCGAGTCCTGATCGGTTTCGTTTGTTCGTCTCTCTCGTTTCCCAGGTAACCCAGCAGCTGAGGGCCCGGTTTCTCCCCAGTCCTGTGGTCATTAAGAAGCGCATTGAAGGACTTATTGAGCGAGAGTACTTGGCGCGGACGCCCGAGGACCGCAAAGTGTACACTTACGTAGCGTGA
- the LOC135251381 gene encoding glia-derived nexin-like isoform X1, whose protein sequence is MLQFLLTMTSLPCPRFFLALILLLAPALPLSLSSTSSVGEQGSDLGVQMLQQVALLRPRQNLLVSPHGVASVLGLLLLGADGDTGQQILTALRYEAASGLDETLGELHRSLDKSGQGATVTVSCGLFAQKGLEMKVPFLSAVRRAFRCESRNLNFANRVSAARTINVWIRDRTNGKISTLVRPDMLDGALTRLVAVNAIYFKGLWKSRFRREDTKMGKFTTGDGSEHEVPMMSQVSVLNTVKKRGSLLSLVCLRTISLPFMDGSSLYILVTNPERRVVKNQRGQKEGGQTPGTASTPAGLRYSVIELPYHGDALSLLIAVPPVGTPLSALLPHVGVAAVRRWAELLSPSLVPLSLPRFSVEAELDMKIPLLALNVTDIFDQHKADFRHICSEPVYVSKAVQRAKMEVNEDGTKASVATASVLLTRSSPPPVTIDRPFLFLIRHNPTGTLLFMGLINDPLAPCQPTPEPELPVFPPQTPKIKIK, encoded by the exons ATGCTGCAG TTCCTTCTCACGATGACCTCGCTGCCGTGCCCCCGTTTCTTCCTcgccctcatcctcctcctcgcccccgccctccccctctccctgtccagcACGTCCTCCGTTGGGGAGCAGGGGTCTGACCTGGGGGTGCAGATGCTGcagcaggtggcgctgttgCGTCCGAGGCAGAACCTGCTGGTGTCCCCCCACGGCGTGGCCAGCGTtctggggctgctgctgctgggtgccGACGGCGACACCGGACAGCAGATCCTCACCGCGCTCCGCTACGAAGCCGCCAGCG GCCTGGACGAAACGCTGGGGGAGCTGCACAGGAGCCTGGACAAGTCCGGGCAGGGTGCGACCGTGACCGTCTCCTGCGGCCTCTTCGCCCAGAAGGGTTTGGAGATGAAGGTCCCCTTCCTGTCCGCCGTCCGGAGAGCCTTCCGGTGCGAGAGCAGGAACCTGAATTTCGCCAACAGGGTCAGCGCCGCCAGAACCATCAACGTCTGGATCAGGGACCGCACCAACG GAAAGATCTCCACCCTGGTCAGGCCAGACATGCTGGATGGGGCCCTCACCCGTCTGGTGGCGGTGAACGCCATCTACTTCAAGGGCCTGTGGAAGTCCCGCTTCCGGCGCGAAGACACCAAGATGGGCAAGTTCACAACGGGTGATGGCAGTGAACACGAGGTCCCAATGATGTCACAAGTGTCCGTCCTCAACACTG TGAAGAAGAGGGGGTCCTTGCTCTCACTGGTCTGCCTTAGAACGATCAGTCTGCCCTTCATGGATGGCAGTAGTCTATACATACTCGTTACCAACCCAGAGCGCCGTGTAGTGAAAAACcagagaggacagaaggaaGGAGGACAGACGCCAG GGACCGCCAGCACCCCCGCCGGCCTGCGGTACTCCGTCATCGAGCTGCCCTACCACGGCGACGCGCTCAGCCTGCTGATCGCCGTGCCGCCCGTGGGCACGCCCctctccgccctcctcccccacgTGGGCGTGGCCGCCGTGCGGAGGTGGGCGGAGCTCCTGAGCCCCAGTCTCGTTCCCCTGTCGCTGCCCAG gttttcagtggAGGCCGAGCTCGATATGAAAATTCCTCTCTTAGCTTTGAATGTCACTGACATTTTCGACCAACATAAAGCCGACTTCAGACACATAT GCTCAGAGCCAGTGTATGTCTCCAAGGCTGtccagagagccaaaatggaggtcaATGAAGACGGAACCAAAGCATCAGTCGCCACGG CTTCGGTCCTGTTAACCAGATCTTCCCCACCACCGGTGACCATAGACAGACCATTCCTCTTCCTCATTCGACACAACCCCACAG GGACTCTGCTTTTCATGGGACTGATCAACGATCCCTTGGCACCATGCCAACCAACCCCCGAACCGGAACTGCCTGTGTTTCCACCTcaaacaccaaaaataaaaataaaataa
- the LOC135251381 gene encoding glia-derived nexin-like isoform X3, producing the protein MLQQVALLRPRQNLLVSPHGVASVLGLLLLGADGDTGQQILTALRYEAASGLDETLGELHRSLDKSGQGATVTVSCGLFAQKGLEMKVPFLSAVRRAFRCESRNLNFANRVSAARTINVWIRDRTNGKISTLVRPDMLDGALTRLVAVNAIYFKGLWKSRFRREDTKMGKFTTGDGSEHEVPMMSQVSVLNTVKKRGSLLSLVCLRTISLPFMDGSSLYILVTNPERRVVKNQRGQKEGGQTPGTASTPAGLRYSVIELPYHGDALSLLIAVPPVGTPLSALLPHVGVAAVRRWAELLSPSLVPLSLPRFSVEAELDMKIPLLALNVTDIFDQHKADFRHICSEPVYVSKAVQRAKMEVNEDGTKASVATASVLLTRSSPPPVTIDRPFLFLIRHNPTGTLLFMGLINDPLAPCQPTPEPELPVFPPQTPKIKIK; encoded by the exons ATGCTGcagcaggtggcgctgttgCGTCCGAGGCAGAACCTGCTGGTGTCCCCCCACGGCGTGGCCAGCGTtctggggctgctgctgctgggtgccGACGGCGACACCGGACAGCAGATCCTCACCGCGCTCCGCTACGAAGCCGCCAGCG GCCTGGACGAAACGCTGGGGGAGCTGCACAGGAGCCTGGACAAGTCCGGGCAGGGTGCGACCGTGACCGTCTCCTGCGGCCTCTTCGCCCAGAAGGGTTTGGAGATGAAGGTCCCCTTCCTGTCCGCCGTCCGGAGAGCCTTCCGGTGCGAGAGCAGGAACCTGAATTTCGCCAACAGGGTCAGCGCCGCCAGAACCATCAACGTCTGGATCAGGGACCGCACCAACG GAAAGATCTCCACCCTGGTCAGGCCAGACATGCTGGATGGGGCCCTCACCCGTCTGGTGGCGGTGAACGCCATCTACTTCAAGGGCCTGTGGAAGTCCCGCTTCCGGCGCGAAGACACCAAGATGGGCAAGTTCACAACGGGTGATGGCAGTGAACACGAGGTCCCAATGATGTCACAAGTGTCCGTCCTCAACACTG TGAAGAAGAGGGGGTCCTTGCTCTCACTGGTCTGCCTTAGAACGATCAGTCTGCCCTTCATGGATGGCAGTAGTCTATACATACTCGTTACCAACCCAGAGCGCCGTGTAGTGAAAAACcagagaggacagaaggaaGGAGGACAGACGCCAG GGACCGCCAGCACCCCCGCCGGCCTGCGGTACTCCGTCATCGAGCTGCCCTACCACGGCGACGCGCTCAGCCTGCTGATCGCCGTGCCGCCCGTGGGCACGCCCctctccgccctcctcccccacgTGGGCGTGGCCGCCGTGCGGAGGTGGGCGGAGCTCCTGAGCCCCAGTCTCGTTCCCCTGTCGCTGCCCAG gttttcagtggAGGCCGAGCTCGATATGAAAATTCCTCTCTTAGCTTTGAATGTCACTGACATTTTCGACCAACATAAAGCCGACTTCAGACACATAT GCTCAGAGCCAGTGTATGTCTCCAAGGCTGtccagagagccaaaatggaggtcaATGAAGACGGAACCAAAGCATCAGTCGCCACGG CTTCGGTCCTGTTAACCAGATCTTCCCCACCACCGGTGACCATAGACAGACCATTCCTCTTCCTCATTCGACACAACCCCACAG GGACTCTGCTTTTCATGGGACTGATCAACGATCCCTTGGCACCATGCCAACCAACCCCCGAACCGGAACTGCCTGTGTTTCCACCTcaaacaccaaaaataaaaataaaataa
- the LOC135251381 gene encoding glia-derived nexin-like isoform X2, whose amino-acid sequence MTSLPCPRFFLALILLLAPALPLSLSSTSSVGEQGSDLGVQMLQQVALLRPRQNLLVSPHGVASVLGLLLLGADGDTGQQILTALRYEAASGLDETLGELHRSLDKSGQGATVTVSCGLFAQKGLEMKVPFLSAVRRAFRCESRNLNFANRVSAARTINVWIRDRTNGKISTLVRPDMLDGALTRLVAVNAIYFKGLWKSRFRREDTKMGKFTTGDGSEHEVPMMSQVSVLNTVKKRGSLLSLVCLRTISLPFMDGSSLYILVTNPERRVVKNQRGQKEGGQTPGTASTPAGLRYSVIELPYHGDALSLLIAVPPVGTPLSALLPHVGVAAVRRWAELLSPSLVPLSLPRFSVEAELDMKIPLLALNVTDIFDQHKADFRHICSEPVYVSKAVQRAKMEVNEDGTKASVATASVLLTRSSPPPVTIDRPFLFLIRHNPTGTLLFMGLINDPLAPCQPTPEPELPVFPPQTPKIKIK is encoded by the exons ATGACCTCGCTGCCGTGCCCCCGTTTCTTCCTcgccctcatcctcctcctcgcccccgccctccccctctccctgtccagcACGTCCTCCGTTGGGGAGCAGGGGTCTGACCTGGGGGTGCAGATGCTGcagcaggtggcgctgttgCGTCCGAGGCAGAACCTGCTGGTGTCCCCCCACGGCGTGGCCAGCGTtctggggctgctgctgctgggtgccGACGGCGACACCGGACAGCAGATCCTCACCGCGCTCCGCTACGAAGCCGCCAGCG GCCTGGACGAAACGCTGGGGGAGCTGCACAGGAGCCTGGACAAGTCCGGGCAGGGTGCGACCGTGACCGTCTCCTGCGGCCTCTTCGCCCAGAAGGGTTTGGAGATGAAGGTCCCCTTCCTGTCCGCCGTCCGGAGAGCCTTCCGGTGCGAGAGCAGGAACCTGAATTTCGCCAACAGGGTCAGCGCCGCCAGAACCATCAACGTCTGGATCAGGGACCGCACCAACG GAAAGATCTCCACCCTGGTCAGGCCAGACATGCTGGATGGGGCCCTCACCCGTCTGGTGGCGGTGAACGCCATCTACTTCAAGGGCCTGTGGAAGTCCCGCTTCCGGCGCGAAGACACCAAGATGGGCAAGTTCACAACGGGTGATGGCAGTGAACACGAGGTCCCAATGATGTCACAAGTGTCCGTCCTCAACACTG TGAAGAAGAGGGGGTCCTTGCTCTCACTGGTCTGCCTTAGAACGATCAGTCTGCCCTTCATGGATGGCAGTAGTCTATACATACTCGTTACCAACCCAGAGCGCCGTGTAGTGAAAAACcagagaggacagaaggaaGGAGGACAGACGCCAG GGACCGCCAGCACCCCCGCCGGCCTGCGGTACTCCGTCATCGAGCTGCCCTACCACGGCGACGCGCTCAGCCTGCTGATCGCCGTGCCGCCCGTGGGCACGCCCctctccgccctcctcccccacgTGGGCGTGGCCGCCGTGCGGAGGTGGGCGGAGCTCCTGAGCCCCAGTCTCGTTCCCCTGTCGCTGCCCAG gttttcagtggAGGCCGAGCTCGATATGAAAATTCCTCTCTTAGCTTTGAATGTCACTGACATTTTCGACCAACATAAAGCCGACTTCAGACACATAT GCTCAGAGCCAGTGTATGTCTCCAAGGCTGtccagagagccaaaatggaggtcaATGAAGACGGAACCAAAGCATCAGTCGCCACGG CTTCGGTCCTGTTAACCAGATCTTCCCCACCACCGGTGACCATAGACAGACCATTCCTCTTCCTCATTCGACACAACCCCACAG GGACTCTGCTTTTCATGGGACTGATCAACGATCCCTTGGCACCATGCCAACCAACCCCCGAACCGGAACTGCCTGTGTTTCCACCTcaaacaccaaaaataaaaataaaataa
- the LOC135251381 gene encoding glia-derived nexin-like isoform X4 — protein sequence MLQFLLTMTSLPCPRFFLALILLLAPALPLSLSSTSSVGEQGSDLGVQMLQQVALLRPRQNLLVSPHGVASVLGLLLLGADGDTGQQILTALRYEAASGLDETLGELHRSLDKSGQGATVTVSCGLFAQKGLEMKVPFLSAVRRAFRCESRNLNFANRVSAARTINVWIRDRTNGKISTLVRPDMLDGALTRLVAVNAIYFKGLWKSRFRREDTKMGKFTTGDGSEHEVPMMSQVSVLNTGTASTPAGLRYSVIELPYHGDALSLLIAVPPVGTPLSALLPHVGVAAVRRWAELLSPSLVPLSLPRFSVEAELDMKIPLLALNVTDIFDQHKADFRHICSEPVYVSKAVQRAKMEVNEDGTKASVATASVLLTRSSPPPVTIDRPFLFLIRHNPTGTLLFMGLINDPLAPCQPTPEPELPVFPPQTPKIKIK from the exons ATGCTGCAG TTCCTTCTCACGATGACCTCGCTGCCGTGCCCCCGTTTCTTCCTcgccctcatcctcctcctcgcccccgccctccccctctccctgtccagcACGTCCTCCGTTGGGGAGCAGGGGTCTGACCTGGGGGTGCAGATGCTGcagcaggtggcgctgttgCGTCCGAGGCAGAACCTGCTGGTGTCCCCCCACGGCGTGGCCAGCGTtctggggctgctgctgctgggtgccGACGGCGACACCGGACAGCAGATCCTCACCGCGCTCCGCTACGAAGCCGCCAGCG GCCTGGACGAAACGCTGGGGGAGCTGCACAGGAGCCTGGACAAGTCCGGGCAGGGTGCGACCGTGACCGTCTCCTGCGGCCTCTTCGCCCAGAAGGGTTTGGAGATGAAGGTCCCCTTCCTGTCCGCCGTCCGGAGAGCCTTCCGGTGCGAGAGCAGGAACCTGAATTTCGCCAACAGGGTCAGCGCCGCCAGAACCATCAACGTCTGGATCAGGGACCGCACCAACG GAAAGATCTCCACCCTGGTCAGGCCAGACATGCTGGATGGGGCCCTCACCCGTCTGGTGGCGGTGAACGCCATCTACTTCAAGGGCCTGTGGAAGTCCCGCTTCCGGCGCGAAGACACCAAGATGGGCAAGTTCACAACGGGTGATGGCAGTGAACACGAGGTCCCAATGATGTCACAAGTGTCCGTCCTCAACACTG GGACCGCCAGCACCCCCGCCGGCCTGCGGTACTCCGTCATCGAGCTGCCCTACCACGGCGACGCGCTCAGCCTGCTGATCGCCGTGCCGCCCGTGGGCACGCCCctctccgccctcctcccccacgTGGGCGTGGCCGCCGTGCGGAGGTGGGCGGAGCTCCTGAGCCCCAGTCTCGTTCCCCTGTCGCTGCCCAG gttttcagtggAGGCCGAGCTCGATATGAAAATTCCTCTCTTAGCTTTGAATGTCACTGACATTTTCGACCAACATAAAGCCGACTTCAGACACATAT GCTCAGAGCCAGTGTATGTCTCCAAGGCTGtccagagagccaaaatggaggtcaATGAAGACGGAACCAAAGCATCAGTCGCCACGG CTTCGGTCCTGTTAACCAGATCTTCCCCACCACCGGTGACCATAGACAGACCATTCCTCTTCCTCATTCGACACAACCCCACAG GGACTCTGCTTTTCATGGGACTGATCAACGATCCCTTGGCACCATGCCAACCAACCCCCGAACCGGAACTGCCTGTGTTTCCACCTcaaacaccaaaaataaaaataaaataa